One Tamlana carrageenivorans genomic region harbors:
- a CDS encoding DUF1501 domain-containing protein, translating to MNRRNFIKLSASASVIGLTPLQLQAALKTFTPYFDCPDISNRKLVLINLAGGNDGLNTVIPLNQYDAYSNLRPTIKVPISGTNKFITLDSSLPENQQVGLHPALSGMKSLYDKGWLRVLQSVGYPSQNKSHFSSADLYSTGNDGNSLLNGSDTGWIGRFMERYYDNLVVEPFPLGIQIGSNKTSLGFHGEEAHGLSINLTRQDPAGFYSILNDLGGPPPLNIPDSDYGDQLRYLTNTDALTNTYAQSISNTFQKGKNNISYPDTDLSNQLKTVARLMSGDLETKVYMVRISGFDTHDSQVQDLGNIIGKHHELLSSLSDSIEAFIRDLESQNLAEDVVGLTFSEFGRKVKENGNLGTDHGEIAPMFVFGKPVKGGVSGTNPDLSEATDRNNYQIKTVQYDYRQTFATLLQDFIGADNAIIDATFFNNSLNQSFNDLKIDDLVKSVYNVSNGCIPITNNPLGEDKKWLVYPNPFKDIVHITGVQRVETISYRIYNAAGVLLIESTDLVDEGKITLNLRHFSSGMYLFVILSGSEKEVHKVVKI from the coding sequence ATGAACAGACGTAATTTTATAAAACTGTCCGCTTCAGCATCAGTAATAGGACTAACCCCACTGCAATTACAAGCCGCTTTAAAAACATTTACCCCTTATTTTGATTGTCCAGATATTTCTAATCGAAAACTGGTATTGATAAATTTAGCTGGAGGAAATGATGGATTAAATACCGTAATTCCATTAAACCAATACGATGCTTATAGTAATTTACGCCCCACTATAAAGGTGCCCATTTCGGGAACTAATAAGTTCATCACGCTTGATAGCTCATTACCCGAAAACCAACAAGTTGGCTTACATCCTGCCCTTTCAGGCATGAAGTCGCTATACGACAAAGGTTGGCTACGTGTTCTACAATCTGTTGGGTACCCGAGTCAAAACAAAAGCCACTTTTCCTCTGCCGATCTATATTCAACAGGAAACGATGGTAATAGTTTACTTAATGGTAGTGATACCGGGTGGATTGGCCGATTTATGGAGCGGTATTACGACAATTTAGTTGTAGAGCCCTTTCCTTTAGGGATACAAATTGGTTCCAATAAAACATCTTTAGGGTTTCATGGTGAAGAAGCCCACGGCTTGTCCATTAACCTTACAAGGCAAGATCCTGCTGGTTTTTATTCCATTTTAAATGATTTAGGTGGCCCACCGCCATTAAATATTCCAGATTCCGATTACGGTGACCAACTAAGGTATTTAACCAACACCGATGCCTTAACCAACACCTATGCACAATCCATTTCTAATACCTTCCAAAAAGGAAAAAATAATATCAGTTATCCAGATACCGATTTATCAAATCAATTAAAAACAGTGGCGCGATTGATGAGTGGCGACCTGGAAACCAAAGTTTATATGGTACGTATTTCTGGTTTTGACACCCACGACTCTCAAGTTCAAGATTTAGGTAATATTATTGGGAAACACCATGAATTATTATCCAGCCTATCGGATAGTATTGAGGCTTTTATCAGGGATTTAGAATCACAAAACCTTGCTGAAGATGTGGTCGGATTAACCTTTTCGGAGTTCGGAAGAAAAGTTAAAGAAAATGGCAATTTAGGAACCGACCATGGTGAAATTGCTCCTATGTTTGTTTTCGGGAAACCTGTAAAAGGAGGTGTTTCTGGTACGAATCCAGATTTAAGTGAAGCTACAGATCGTAATAACTACCAAATAAAAACCGTGCAATATGATTACCGACAAACCTTTGCCACGCTCCTTCAAGATTTTATTGGTGCTGATAATGCCATAATCGATGCCACCTTTTTTAACAACTCACTAAACCAAAGTTTCAACGACTTAAAAATAGACGACCTTGTAAAGAGTGTTTACAATGTATCCAATGGTTGTATTCCTATTACGAACAATCCGTTAGGAGAAGACAAAAAATGGTTAGTCTATCCAAACCCCTTTAAAGACATTGTCCATATTACAGGTGTACAGCGTGTAGAAACCATTTCATACCGTATTTATAATGCTGCTGGAGTATTATTAATTGAAAGCACAGACCTTGTAGATGAAGGTAAAATAACTCTAAATTTAAGACATTTTAGTAGTGGCATGTACTTGTTTGTTATACTTTCTGGTAGCGAAAAAGAAGTCCATAAAGTCGTTAAAATATAA
- a CDS encoding DUF5050 domain-containing protein, translating into MKIFKIIISFTLLVILCSSCNRNVPDDLEGQGSDIHLTATYKWWILTHKNYQKPGVYLYNEQTGAIEVELKLPKGLQSPHALAYDGESLWVGGIGENQSIYQLDPVSGDVLSEIPNIITEGLAIQDEYIYYSSENAIHKIMKNGTLVESIQTENTALNISDITINENTLYYLRYVETGPIVKLNLTSKSETPINTVETSGTYCLSFIENKLVTVSNLNEINQNSSRTGELISSTPTGIEGWITAIALHEKIE; encoded by the coding sequence ATGAAAATTTTTAAAATAATAATCTCTTTTACATTGTTGGTGATTTTATGCTCTAGTTGCAATAGAAATGTCCCTGATGACTTGGAAGGACAAGGAAGTGACATACATTTAACAGCCACCTATAAATGGTGGATTTTAACACATAAAAACTATCAAAAACCAGGTGTTTACCTTTACAACGAACAAACTGGCGCCATAGAAGTGGAACTAAAACTCCCTAAAGGGTTACAATCGCCACATGCTTTGGCTTACGATGGCGAGTCTCTTTGGGTTGGCGGCATAGGTGAGAACCAATCCATTTATCAGCTCGATCCTGTAAGTGGCGATGTGCTATCTGAAATACCAAATATTATTACTGAAGGCCTAGCCATACAAGACGAATACATTTATTATTCGAGTGAGAATGCCATACATAAAATTATGAAAAATGGCACCTTAGTTGAAAGTATTCAAACTGAAAACACAGCTTTAAACATCTCAGACATTACTATTAACGAGAACACGCTATATTATTTGCGTTACGTTGAAACCGGGCCTATTGTTAAATTGAATTTAACCTCAAAATCTGAAACCCCGATAAACACCGTAGAAACCTCTGGCACCTATTGTTTATCATTTATAGAAAACAAACTCGTTACGGTATCTAACCTTAATGAAATTAACCAAAACAGCTCACGAACTGGCGAACTTATTTCGAGTACACCAACCGGGATTGAAGGTTGGATAACCGCCATAGCCCTCCATGAGAAAATAGAGTAA
- the argS gene encoding arginine--tRNA ligase encodes MNLQDTLSKYVKQAVKADFNIDLETVEFQATRKEFAGDITVVIFPMLRFIKGNPVQIGETIGQYLVKEVADVKAFNVVKGFLNVEINDSYYVSFFNGIKQDERFGLVQPNPGEKAIMVEYSSPNTNKPLHLGHIRNNLLGYSVAEILKASGKKVYKTQIINDRGIHICKSMLAWKRFGNGETPESTGLKGDKLVGNYYVKFDQEYKKEIETLVAQGETLEDAKKKAPILLEAQDMLLKWESGDEEVVALWEKMNNWVYDGFDITYKDLGVDFDTLYYESNTYLLGKEFVEQGLNSGVFHKEEDGSVWCDLTEEGLDKKIVQRADGTAVYMTQDIGTAIQRIKDFPDVGGMVYTVGNEQDYHFQVLFLILKKLGFEWAKNLYHLSYGMVDLPSGKMKSREGTVVDADDLIADMANTAEEISEELGKLDGYSEAEKKELYKIIGLGALKYYILKVDPKKRILFDPKESIDFQGNTGPFIQYTYARIQSILRKADVDTQVNLEAMTLHPKEKALLKQLQLFPEVVQNAADNFSPAIIANFTYDLVKEFNSFYQNVSILGADNENEKTLRIQLSNSVANTIKNGFQLLGIQVPERM; translated from the coding sequence ATGAACCTTCAGGATACTTTATCAAAATACGTTAAACAAGCGGTAAAAGCAGATTTTAATATTGACTTAGAAACGGTTGAATTTCAAGCAACAAGGAAAGAGTTTGCTGGAGATATCACCGTGGTTATCTTCCCCATGTTGCGATTTATTAAAGGTAATCCTGTGCAAATTGGTGAAACTATTGGGCAGTATTTGGTTAAGGAAGTTGCCGATGTTAAGGCTTTTAACGTGGTTAAAGGCTTTTTAAATGTTGAAATTAACGATTCATATTATGTGAGTTTTTTCAATGGAATAAAACAAGACGAACGTTTTGGACTGGTGCAACCTAATCCTGGTGAAAAAGCTATTATGGTGGAGTATTCTTCTCCTAACACAAATAAACCTCTGCATTTAGGTCATATTCGAAATAATTTATTGGGATATAGTGTTGCTGAAATTTTAAAAGCTTCAGGGAAAAAAGTATATAAAACACAAATAATAAACGATCGTGGTATTCATATTTGTAAAAGTATGTTGGCATGGAAACGTTTTGGAAATGGTGAAACTCCAGAAAGTACCGGGTTGAAAGGCGATAAATTGGTAGGTAACTACTATGTGAAATTCGACCAAGAATATAAAAAAGAAATCGAAACCTTAGTGGCTCAAGGTGAAACTTTAGAAGACGCTAAAAAGAAAGCCCCTATTTTATTAGAAGCTCAAGATATGCTTTTAAAATGGGAGTCTGGAGATGAAGAGGTGGTAGCACTTTGGGAGAAAATGAACAACTGGGTTTACGATGGGTTTGATATCACTTACAAGGATTTGGGTGTTGATTTTGATACCCTATATTATGAAAGTAACACCTATTTGTTAGGAAAGGAATTTGTTGAGCAAGGATTAAATTCGGGGGTTTTTCATAAGGAAGAAGATGGTTCGGTATGGTGCGATTTAACCGAGGAAGGTTTAGATAAAAAAATCGTTCAGCGTGCCGATGGTACGGCTGTTTATATGACTCAGGATATTGGTACGGCCATTCAACGTATTAAAGATTTTCCAGATGTAGGCGGTATGGTTTACACCGTTGGAAACGAGCAAGATTACCATTTTCAAGTGTTATTTTTAATTCTGAAGAAACTTGGTTTCGAATGGGCAAAAAATCTATACCACCTAAGTTATGGTATGGTTGATTTACCTAGCGGAAAAATGAAAAGTAGAGAAGGAACTGTTGTTGATGCCGACGATTTAATTGCTGATATGGCTAATACTGCTGAAGAAATCTCTGAAGAATTAGGAAAACTTGATGGTTACTCTGAAGCAGAGAAAAAAGAACTTTATAAAATTATAGGTTTAGGCGCCTTAAAATATTATATCTTAAAAGTAGATCCTAAAAAACGTATTCTTTTTGATCCTAAAGAGTCTATCGATTTTCAAGGGAACACAGGGCCTTTTATTCAGTATACTTATGCGAGAATTCAATCGATTTTAAGAAAAGCCGATGTGGATACTCAAGTGAATTTAGAAGCTATGACGCTTCACCCTAAAGAGAAAGCTCTTCTTAAACAACTACAGTTATTCCCTGAGGTTGTTCAAAATGCAGCCGATAATTTTAGCCCGGCCATTATTGCTAATTTCACGTATGACTTGGTTAAAGAGTTCAATTCATTTTATCAAAACGTTTCAATTTTAGGAGCCGATAACGAAAACGAGAAAACCCTAAGAATACAGCTGTCAAACAGCGTTGCAAACACTATTAAAAACGGATTTCAACTATTAGGGATTCAAGTGCCAGAACGCATGTAA
- a CDS encoding tetratricopeptide repeat-containing sensor histidine kinase yields the protein MRRLLFSILMMLSINIGTSQSNDIESLALQLAFQDQDSLKVAISLKLIESLYNINEYDRAFKYILASEKLCQKLDHKKGIANMAYYKALIYAQKNDYINAISGYGKSKQLFETLKDTLCIAKVNNSIGLIEIKRGHFSKGMSFSHSAIRELEKRHLKAELNLAYSNLVQAYNSIGATDKAIEFYIKALEVQESLNDEQAIYKTKNVLAELYASRKEHRKAIEIYENIIENNTSNDSILGHIYPRISAEFLEFNDYEKASKYLNEAYNLNTSKENKEDLLMTLNNLGDLNLRQNRLPEADTHLTEARNVAETTTNKLELLKLYKLLKALDSSRNRFTKAFEWQRAYYELNTKLTEEKLVQKERLYKPLSHIEHEPHHLSDHISTPEVVVNMLSDSNNNADGLKMSLYSVASALVLVSIFLVLNYLKRYNNIKYTKELEKKNLSIALQNEAFSQQIKHLESVNNVKDKLFSIVSHDLRDSLSSINGFIDLLKDGSLSREEFDNLIPELSENANNASLLLFNLLNWSKSQMQSLDPKPTLFDVQEVFISKIKLIEQRLESKGITLINRSVKDFAYADKSMFEIVIQNLLANALKFCKKGDTITITNHINHGCCIISIADSGIGISKENLSKLFKESSFSTLGTDNEKGTGLGLSICKELIDLNHGKIWVESTPQIGSTFFVQLPKSQPV from the coding sequence ATGAGGCGATTATTATTTTCCATTTTAATGATGCTATCTATTAATATTGGAACTTCTCAATCCAATGACATAGAAAGCCTTGCCCTGCAATTAGCTTTTCAAGATCAAGATTCCTTAAAAGTAGCCATCTCTCTTAAACTTATTGAATCGCTTTACAATATTAACGAATATGATCGTGCCTTCAAATACATCCTTGCAAGCGAAAAGTTGTGTCAAAAATTAGATCACAAAAAAGGCATTGCCAATATGGCCTATTATAAAGCCTTGATTTATGCCCAAAAGAATGATTATATCAATGCCATAAGTGGCTACGGAAAATCGAAACAATTGTTCGAAACCCTTAAAGACACCTTGTGCATTGCTAAAGTGAACAACAGTATTGGTTTAATCGAAATTAAAAGAGGTCATTTTTCTAAAGGCATGTCTTTTTCGCATTCAGCAATAAGAGAATTAGAAAAAAGGCATCTCAAAGCCGAACTCAATTTAGCCTATAGTAATCTGGTCCAAGCCTACAATAGTATTGGAGCTACCGATAAAGCTATAGAATTTTACATTAAAGCGCTTGAGGTTCAAGAGTCACTTAATGATGAACAAGCTATTTATAAAACAAAAAACGTTTTAGCCGAACTGTATGCTAGCAGAAAAGAACATCGAAAAGCTATTGAAATTTATGAAAACATTATAGAAAATAACACGTCAAACGATTCAATATTAGGACACATTTATCCCAGAATAAGCGCTGAATTTTTAGAATTTAACGACTATGAAAAAGCTTCTAAATATCTAAATGAAGCTTACAATTTAAATACTTCAAAAGAAAACAAAGAAGATTTATTAATGACGCTGAATAATCTCGGGGATTTAAACTTGAGACAAAACAGGTTACCGGAAGCGGACACCCATTTAACTGAAGCTCGTAACGTTGCCGAAACCACCACAAATAAACTAGAATTACTAAAACTTTATAAACTATTAAAAGCGCTCGACTCCTCCAGAAACCGATTCACCAAAGCTTTTGAATGGCAACGGGCTTACTACGAATTAAACACGAAACTTACTGAAGAGAAATTAGTACAAAAAGAGCGCTTATACAAACCTTTAAGTCATATTGAACATGAACCACACCACTTATCAGACCATATTTCGACACCTGAAGTTGTGGTAAACATGCTTTCTGATTCTAACAACAATGCCGATGGACTAAAAATGTCCTTATACAGTGTGGCTAGCGCCTTGGTATTGGTGTCTATATTCTTAGTTTTAAACTATTTAAAACGCTATAATAACATTAAATACACAAAAGAATTAGAGAAGAAAAACCTTAGTATCGCTTTACAAAACGAAGCTTTTTCGCAACAAATTAAACATTTAGAAAGTGTTAATAATGTAAAAGACAAGCTGTTTTCAATTGTTTCTCATGATTTACGCGACTCCCTTTCTTCTATAAATGGTTTCATTGACTTGCTTAAAGACGGGTCGTTGTCCAGAGAAGAATTCGACAATTTAATTCCCGAGTTAAGTGAAAATGCTAACAACGCTTCATTACTCCTATTTAACTTACTCAATTGGTCTAAATCACAGATGCAATCACTAGATCCCAAACCAACTTTGTTTGATGTTCAAGAAGTTTTTATAAGTAAAATTAAACTTATAGAACAGCGCTTAGAAAGTAAGGGCATAACTCTAATTAATCGATCTGTAAAAGATTTTGCCTATGCAGATAAAAGCATGTTTGAAATTGTAATTCAGAATCTTTTAGCTAATGCGCTTAAATTCTGCAAAAAAGGCGATACTATAACCATTACGAACCACATCAACCATGGATGTTGCATTATAAGTATTGCTGACTCTGGCATTGGCATCTCCAAAGAAAACTTAAGCAAGCTGTTTAAGGAAAGCTCATTTTCAACACTAGGAACCGATAATGAAAAAGGCACCGGATTAGGGCTTTCCATTTGCAAAGAATTAATCGATTTAAATCATGGTAAAATTTGGGTAGAAAGCACCCCACAAATTGGGAGTACCTTTTTTGTTCAACTTCCTAAATCGCAACCCGTATAA
- a CDS encoding cupin domain-containing protein, with amino-acid sequence MKRKAFLVKSGVGLGVALFPSLLHCQSQTLKTNQITPATSEIIKDEEGVVLNVIGDIQTHKLPGSDTGNQIVEWVDNVDPGVGIPPHTHKREDEIFRVIKGQVEITVDGKTSVLSSGDTAFAPKNIPHAWKVVGTQKAKMVTSAFPAGIEFMF; translated from the coding sequence ATGAAAAGAAAAGCATTTTTAGTAAAATCGGGTGTAGGTCTAGGGGTTGCTTTATTTCCCAGTTTGTTGCATTGTCAATCTCAAACCCTTAAAACGAATCAAATTACTCCTGCCACTTCTGAAATTATTAAAGATGAAGAAGGGGTCGTTTTAAATGTGATTGGCGATATTCAAACGCATAAATTACCAGGTAGCGATACAGGAAATCAAATTGTGGAATGGGTGGATAATGTCGATCCTGGAGTAGGCATACCTCCGCACACCCACAAAAGGGAAGATGAGATATTTCGTGTTATTAAAGGTCAAGTTGAAATTACCGTAGATGGCAAAACTTCCGTATTAAGTTCTGGAGATACAGCTTTTGCACCCAAAAATATTCCTCATGCATGGAAGGTTGTGGGAACCCAAAAGGCTAAAATGGTTACTTCTGCTTTTCCTGCAGGCATAGAGTTTATGTTTTAG
- a CDS encoding helix-turn-helix domain-containing protein: protein MCERRSWSRDEHIIIEQLLMRSRHALKLSNKSIKEISFDLGFSSPDYFSYFFKTHTTTTPSGLRKN from the coding sequence ATGTGTGAAAGGCGTTCTTGGAGTAGGGACGAACATATTATTATCGAACAATTGCTTATGCGCTCTAGGCACGCCTTAAAACTCTCCAATAAATCGATTAAAGAAATTAGTTTTGATTTAGGCTTTTCATCTCCAGATTACTTTAGTTATTTTTTTAAAACGCATACGACAACGACACCTTCGGGTTTAAGGAAAAATTAA
- a CDS encoding IS3 family transposase (programmed frameshift): MGKKYDNEFKSMILDLSKSGIRTKQLSEEYGVHTSVINRWKQEYDLKGGDFSKNEPKSKEHQELIALKKELRDVKMERDNLKKGGEHLFQERQIRYNFILSNKNTYPVEKKCKCMKVSKNAYYHWLKTKDTLKVNSSKSFLKDRIEAIFDNNKQIYGSYRIQKQLEREKLFYSRSYVGLLMKEMGLRSVLNKKFVVTTDSNHSLKTAKNELDRDFTSFSLGYKLVSDITYIRVNQQWNYLTTIMDLADRKIIGWSLSEDMTTENTVLKAWVDARRNRVINQQCIFHSDRGVQYASNRITNMFFFNQKVIQSMSRKGNCWDNAVAESFFKTIKYEWINRFKYTSYNQLYKSIDQYLNWYNTQRLHSSLGYMTPLEKELQLKGFINKAA, encoded by the exons ATGGGAAAAAAATATGACAACGAGTTTAAATCGATGATATTAGATTTATCAAAATCTGGTATACGAACAAAACAACTGAGTGAAGAATATGGAGTTCATACAAGTGTTATTAATAGATGGAAACAAGAGTATGATTTAAAAGGAGGAGATTTTTCTAAAAATGAACCTAAATCCAAAGAACATCAAGAACTTATAGCATTAAAAAAGGAATTAAGAGATGTTAAAATGGAACGTGACA ATCTTAAAAAAGGCGGTGAGCATCTTTTCCAAGAGCGACAGATAAGGTATAACTTCATTTTATCAAACAAAAATACTTATCCTGTCGAAAAGAAGTGCAAATGCATGAAGGTTAGTAAAAATGCTTATTACCATTGGCTTAAAACCAAAGACACCTTAAAGGTTAATTCCTCTAAATCATTTTTAAAAGACAGAATCGAAGCTATATTTGACAATAATAAACAGATTTATGGTAGCTATCGAATTCAAAAACAACTTGAACGAGAAAAGCTTTTTTATTCCCGTTCATATGTGGGGTTACTTATGAAAGAAATGGGACTAAGAAGTGTATTGAATAAAAAATTTGTGGTAACTACGGATTCAAATCATTCTCTAAAAACAGCTAAAAATGAATTAGACAGGGATTTTACCAGTTTTTCTTTAGGCTACAAATTAGTCTCTGACATTACGTATATAAGAGTTAATCAACAATGGAACTATTTAACCACGATAATGGATTTGGCTGATAGAAAAATAATAGGCTGGTCTTTAAGTGAAGATATGACTACTGAGAATACGGTTTTAAAGGCCTGGGTTGATGCTAGAAGAAACAGAGTGATAAACCAGCAGTGTATTTTTCATTCGGACAGGGGTGTGCAATATGCATCCAACAGAATCACAAATATGTTCTTTTTTAATCAAAAAGTGATACAAAGCATGAGTAGAAAGGGAAATTGCTGGGATAATGCTGTAGCTGAAAGTTTTTTTAAAACCATTAAATATGAGTGGATTAATAGATTTAAGTATACGTCTTATAATCAATTATACAAATCTATTGATCAATATTTAAACTGGTATAACACTCAAAGATTACATTCTAGTTTAGGATACATGACGCCTCTTGAAAAAGAATTACAATTAAAAGGATTTATTAACAAAGCTGCTTAG
- a CDS encoding IS256 family transposase, with the protein MKKEDFLNDDFLKQFKTGDELTSFLKSIQKRGIEKMLEGELDAHLDYEKHQQSNNSNTRNGYGSKRIKTALGETNIKVPRDREASFNPMLVPKRTNMVDGIENVIISLYAKGMSNSDIEEQIREVYDFDVSTSTISRITDKVTNDIIAWQNRPLEPVYLITWMDGIVFKVRENSKVINKTMYIAVGLRRDGKKEVLGLWLGKNESAAFWMSVLTDMKARGVQDLLITATDNLNGFTDTIKNVFPESKTQICVVHQIRNACRYVVWKDKKEFAKDMKNIYDAPTKNAAKAALEDFAQKWEHKYSYAIKSWRENWDELTAFYEFPVEIRKIIYTTNLIENLNGKIRKYTKKKLSFPTDEAVMKSTFLALREATKKWSMPIRNWGIILNQFLTIFEKRVQL; encoded by the coding sequence ATGAAGAAAGAAGATTTTCTAAACGACGATTTTTTAAAACAGTTCAAAACAGGAGACGAACTAACCTCTTTTCTAAAATCCATCCAAAAGCGAGGTATTGAAAAGATGCTAGAAGGAGAACTTGACGCTCATTTAGACTATGAGAAACATCAGCAATCCAATAATAGCAATACCCGTAACGGCTATGGATCTAAAAGGATAAAAACAGCTTTAGGAGAGACTAATATTAAAGTTCCCAGAGACCGAGAAGCTTCTTTTAACCCTATGCTGGTTCCTAAACGCACAAACATGGTTGACGGCATAGAAAACGTCATTATCAGCCTTTATGCCAAGGGTATGAGTAATTCTGATATTGAAGAGCAAATCCGAGAAGTTTACGATTTTGATGTATCTACATCTACCATATCACGTATCACAGATAAAGTTACCAATGATATTATTGCTTGGCAAAACAGACCCCTGGAGCCCGTATATTTAATTACTTGGATGGATGGTATTGTATTTAAGGTTCGGGAGAACTCTAAAGTCATTAACAAAACCATGTACATCGCCGTAGGACTCCGTAGAGATGGTAAAAAGGAAGTCTTAGGACTTTGGCTGGGTAAGAATGAATCGGCAGCCTTTTGGATGAGTGTACTAACCGATATGAAAGCCAGAGGCGTTCAGGATTTGCTTATCACGGCCACAGATAATCTTAACGGTTTCACCGACACCATTAAAAATGTTTTTCCTGAATCTAAAACCCAAATTTGCGTGGTACATCAGATTCGTAACGCTTGTCGCTATGTTGTTTGGAAAGACAAGAAGGAATTTGCAAAAGACATGAAGAATATCTATGATGCACCCACCAAAAACGCAGCAAAAGCTGCTCTAGAGGACTTTGCTCAGAAATGGGAACACAAGTACTCTTATGCTATTAAAAGCTGGAGAGAAAACTGGGATGAGCTTACTGCTTTTTATGAATTTCCTGTTGAAATTAGAAAAATCATTTACACTACCAACCTTATTGAAAACCTTAATGGAAAAATCAGAAAGTACACTAAAAAAAAGCTCTCATTCCCAACAGATGAGGCTGTTATGAAGTCCACTTTTTTAGCCCTTAGAGAGGCTACCAAAAAATGGTCGATGCCTATTAGGAACTGGGGCATTATTTTAAACCAGTTTTTAACTATATTTGAAAAAAGGGTTCAACTTTAA